In the Naumovozyma dairenensis CBS 421 chromosome 4, complete genome genome, one interval contains:
- the YMR1 gene encoding phosphatidylinositol-3-phosphatase YMR1 (similar to Saccharomyces cerevisiae YMR1 (YJR110W); ancestral locus Anc_7.491) — protein sequence MEYIKITKVENVVLHKRGIPVIGTLHLTTHHLIFSSNALSTEFWFAYPMIGSVFKNQGSTLLSKLKDKNQLNESQFHNKSTFQWYEHRDLWSLINIKIIGKDYTIISLDFINEFEANAVFDSLLKLTSLNDISQLYAFLYTPNRAELQFNGWNLYSPEREFKRQGLQLIGNNDEHTEHGETFPWRLSLINSDYKFSSTYPSKLIVPTSTSDSLLTHAAKYRSQNRIPVLTYFYKRNGASIVRSAQPLPGIINQRSIQDEKLVMECFNCCNKLPLNNNIASISTRQNVIVDARPMTNAIAQVALGGGTENMDNYAFPQLSTPNGKNHTKRMFLGIDNIHVMSDIMNSLIDNFLVDGDLNLPINKRQLNGITNSNLKKNLKNNSANTSSKGKNWLKTIKILLSSTETLVKSVIFNGSNLLIHCSDGWDRTAQVCSLIELCIDPYYRTMEGFIILVEKEWVSFGHKFLERCGHLGSERIFHDNTTFSTTSTTKNIPSKIINDQRGLLGGGDSHNDYDELLIMDKSLQNNINSNSVLINKMSNKFKINKKWKNNDLKFISPIFQQFLDCVYQLLIQNPTSFEFNERFLRRLVYHLYSCQYGTFLFDNERTLIEMDAKHRTRSVWDYFLSREKEFINTQYIPFQGNKDAMNEGEEIQGDNGNDIALISDEEDWILPDLNKIQWWWQLYGRREDEMNGPFVAVDDSDLMKDKDNSTLDRSISVGESVKGIGLKLQSFGLDLFGKK from the coding sequence ATGGAATATATCAAGATTACCAAAGTTGAAAATGTTGTATTGCATAAAAGAGGAATTCCTGTAATTGGAACATTACATTTAACTACAcatcatttaatattctCATCAAATGCTTTATCTACAGAATTTTGGTTTGCGTACCCGATGATTGGATCTGTCTTTAAAAATCAAGGTTCCACGTTATTGTCtaaattaaaagataaaaatcAACTAAATGAGTCTCAATTCCATAACAAGTCTACTTTCCAATGGTATGAACATCGAGATCTATGgtcattaattaatatcaAGATTATAGGTAAAGATTATACCATCATATCATTAGATTTCataaatgaatttgaagCTAATGCTGTATTTGATTCATTGTTAAAATTAACTTCattgaatgatatttcACAATTATATGCCTTCTTATATACTCCTAATAGGGCTGAACTTCAATTTAATGGTTGGAATTTATATTCTCCTGAAAGAGAATTCAAAAGACAAGGCCTTCAATTAATTGGAAACAACGATGAACATACTGAGCATGGCGAAACATTCCCATGGAGACTGTCGTTAATAAATTCAGACtataaattttcatcaacatATCCTAGTAAACTAATTGTCCCTACCTCGACATctgattcattattaacaCATGCGGCAAAATATAGATCACAAAATAGGATACCGGTATTAACTTATTTTTACAAGAGAAATGGTGCTAGTATAGTAAGGTCAGCACAACCTCTACCAGGTATCATAAATCAAAGATCAATtcaagatgaaaaattagtaATGGAATGTTTTAATTGCTGTAATAAACTACcacttaataataacattgcTTCGATTTCAACAAGACAAAATGTTATTGTGGATGCTCGCCCTATGACAAATGCAATTGCACAGGTGGCTCTTGGTGGTGGTACTGAAAATATGGACAATTATGCATTCCCACAATTAAGTACACCGAATGGCAAAAATCATACAAAGAGAATGTTTTTAggtattgataatattcatGTCATGTCAgatataatgaattcattaattgacAATTTTCTTGTAGATGGAGATTTAAATTTACCCATAAATAAGAGACAATTGAATGGCATAACGAATtcgaatttgaaaaaaaatttgaaaaataattccGCTAATACATCATCGAAAGGTAAAAATTGGCTAAAGACGATCAAGATACTATTAAGTTCTACAGAAACTTTAGTCAAGTCCGTGATATTTAATGGatctaatttattaatcCATTGTTCTGATGGTTGGGATCGTACAGCACAAGTTTGCTCACTGATTGAACTTTGTATAGATCCATATTATAGAACTATGGAAGGTTTCATAATTTTAGTGGAGAAAGAATGGGTTTCATTTGGCCATAAATTTTTAGAAAGATGCGGTCATCTTGGTTCTGAAAGGATTTTCCATGATAATACAACATTTTCTACAACATCGACGACTAAGAATATACCGTCGAAAATAATCAATGACCAAAGGGGACTTCTAGGTGGTGGTGATTCTCATaatgattatgatgaattgttaataatggataaaagcttacaaaataatataaattcaaattctgtattgattaataaaatgtccaataaatttaaaattaataagaaatggaaaaacAATGATTTAAAGTTTATATCACCAATTTTCCAACAATTTTTAGATTGTGTTTATCAATTATTGATTCAAAACCCAACATcctttgaatttaatgaacGATTTTTGAGAAGGTTAGtttatcatttatattCTTGTCAATATGGgacatttttatttgataatgaaagGACATTAATTGAAATGGATGCAAAACATAGAACAAGAAGTGTTTGggattattttttatccCGTGAGAAGGAATTCATTAATACTCAATATATACCGTTTCAAGGGAATAAGGATGCGATGAACGAAGGAGAAGAAATTCAAGGTGACAATGGTAATGACATAGCATTGATATCCGATGAAGAGGATTGGATCCTACCagatttaaataaaattcaatGGTGGTGGCAATTATATGGTAGAAGAGAAGATGAAATGAACGGGCCATTTGTCGCTGTGGATGACTCAGATTTAATGAAAGACAAGGATAATTCTACATTAGATAGATCTATTTCAGTGGGAGAATCAGTAAAAGGGATTGGTTTGAAGTTACAATCATTCGGTTTGGATTTATTTGGGAAAAAGTga
- the PXP2 gene encoding Pxp2p (similar to Saccharomyces cerevisiae YJR111C; ancestral locus Anc_7.490) gives MNSFATHSILNPQRLIQLYQFHPKLKNIWYLVAATSFSVCNEPQEIPKLYHYAMSLSDDHAKKYRVTLAHKTMELVNNPDHDLKARLINEIYSNPSTPQLKLTQKFRDALLTSGPLAGLPRAINGLSSLKEYTPTVLLPKTPQIDPWEAAMGREEPCPATMREQIHSMQDRTKIIQRGLNHWNSLYNKVSTRVVNNMNSSYPDLWYYALVHVYGPLLSFVDVLNAQEKSLIVIASLVPQDVNPQLRGHLKGALNIGCDFETIEATRRLSILVSQWCGITWRDGIVQLTKKKK, from the coding sequence atgaatagTTTCGCTACACACAGTATTTTAAATCCTCAACGGTTGATTCAACTTTATCAATTCCAtccaaaattaaaaaatatatggtACTTAGTCGCAGCGACATCCTTCAGTGTTTGTAATGAACCTCAAGAAATACCCAAACTATATCATTATGCCATGTCCTTAAGTGATGATCATGCCAAGAAATATAGAGTCACGTTAGCTCATAAGACAATGGAACTAGTCAACAATCCAGATCATGACTTAAAGGCAAGATtaatcaatgaaatttattcaaaCCCATCCACACCGCAATTGAAACTAACTCAAAAATTTAGAGATGCTCTATTAACTTCAGGACCGTTAGCTGGATTACCTCGTGCGATTAATGGACTCTCTAGCTTGAAAGAATATACTCCCACCGTATTACTGCCGAAAACACCACAAATTGACCCATGGGAAGCTGCTATGGGTAGAGAAGAACCTTGCCCTGCAACGATGAGGGAACAAATTCACTCTATGCAGGATAGGACTAAGATAATACAACGTGGGTTAAACCATTGGAATAGTCTGTATAATAAAGTATCCACAAGAGTGGTGAATAATATGAATTCTTCATATCCAGACTTATGGTATTATGCATTGGTTCATGTTTATGGACCTTTGTTATCATTTGTAGATGTTTTAAATGCTCAAGAGAAAAGTTTGATCGTCATTGCTTCCTTAGTACCGCAGGATGTTAATCCACAATTAAGAGGACATTTAAAGGGAGCTTTGAATATTGGTTGTGATTTCGAAACTATTGAAGCCACTAGAAGACTGTCTATCTTGGTTTCTCAATGGTGTGGGATAACTTGGAGAGACGGAATTGTACAATTAactaagaaaaaaaagtag
- the RSM7 gene encoding mitochondrial 37S ribosomal protein uS7m (similar to Saccharomyces cerevisiae RSM7 (YJR113C); ancestral locus Anc_7.486): protein MLLPMLRNRGIAVSSSLIAITRPMSSYSTCPSIMNVKQIPLQHSKRFQSTTTTTTNENISPGNLNESLQSLTDEEVDQWLESINELKKQFQQTGFNPETSLAPPGQPKIDLIQESLQDQQFQPTKEQLEEYESLSGKPIPLKFDPIVKHVTNMIMRDGKRAKAERIISKALYLVHRQLKVDPIQVLKENLENLSPLMITKTFKTKVAKAAMIPVTLNERQRHRIAWKWIVEGANSRVSKDFSVRLGEELVAVYKGQSSAFDKRDQIHKTSIAHRAYIKLK from the coding sequence ATGTTATTGCCTATGTTAAGAAACCGTGGCATAGCAGTATCATCTTCACTAATTGCCATAACGAGGCCGATGTCATCATACTCAACATGCCCTTCTATTATGAATGTCAAACAAATACCCCTTCAACATTCAAAGAGATTTCAAtctactactactacaaccacaaatgaaaatatatctcCAGGTAATCTAAATGAATCATTACAATCCTTAacagatgaagaagtaGATCAATGGTTAGAATCGATAAACGAActaaagaaacaatttcAACAAACAGGTTTCAACCCAGAAACATCCCTAGCACCACCAGGCCAACCGAAAATAGATCTAATACAAGAATCCTTACAAGACCAACAATTTCAACCCACAAAGgaacaattagaagaatACGAATCATTATCAGGGAAACCAATACCATTGAAATTCGATCCTATAGTGAAACATGTAACTAATATGATAATGAGAGACGGTAAGAGAGCAAAAGCAGAAAGAATCATCTCTAAAGCATTATACCTTGTTCATAGACAATTGAAAGTGGACCCTATACAAGTATTGAAGGAGAATCTTGAGAATTTGTCTCCTTTGATGATTACTAAGACTTTCAAGACAAAAGTTGCTAAAGCAGCAATGATCCCGGTGACACTGAATGAAAGACAAAGGCATAGGATTGCATGGAAATGGATCGTGGAAGGTGCAAATTCAAGAGTTTCTAAGGATTTTTCAGTAAGATTAGGTGAAGAATTAGTAGCTGTTTATAAGGGTCAAAGTTCTGCTTTCGATAAGAGAGATCAAATTCATAAGACCTCAATTGCTCATAGAGcttatattaaattaaagTAG
- the NDAI0D00410 gene encoding uncharacterized protein (similar to Saccharomyces cerevisiae ECM13 (YBL043W) and YJR115W; ancestral locus Anc_7.483), translating to MKILCWFLHSYSIITQTNNQAKNKEMNSFTYTSIQKQKRLLTLVEQKLSKCAKQGETKGYNLREMVGHANLLDQLLDNIQNFENFENHQRQHSYYYNNKNNDMMGPLPRITNYADPPISQDDDFFNKNNENMLIPRNLSAQPQNFYDIEKDDDNDYDSQEQYHSYLGDTYAHTTTNSKSSYSLGTGTAEAIQKMNDMIPRSYVDDIGNMSSNSKNMGRNNMNLEPMTKLPECPPLLSSSPSSVVPCSSDLETISEAPLSDEEYDIKPNIYGLTFASLCSKSNGYPSQSSPSSSSSSSSSICDRKDCTAHIKQGNLPQLTN from the coding sequence ATGAAAATCCTATGTTGGTTTCTCCATTCATATTCAATCATTACACAAACAAACAACCAAgcaaaaaacaaagaaatgaaTTCCTTTACATACACTTCTATTCAAAAGCAAAAAAGGCTCTTAACACTAGTGgaacaaaaattatctaaatGTGCCAAACAAGGTGAAACTAAAGGTTACAACTTAAGAGAAATGGTAGGACATGCCAATTTATTGGatcaattattagataatattcaaaattttgaaaattttgaaaatcaTCAAAGACAACATTCGTACTActataacaataaaaataatgatatgaTGGGACCATTACCTCGTATAACTAATTATGCAGATCCACCTATATcacaagatgatgatttttttaataaaaataatgaaaatatgCTGATACCAAGAAACTTATCTGCACAGCCTCAAAATTTCTATGACATAGAAaaggatgatgataatgattatGATAGTCAAGAACAATATCACTCATATCTAGGAGACACATACGCCCATACAACTACTAATAGCAAGAGTTCCTATTCATTGGGTACGGGTACTGCTGAAGCaatacaaaaaatgaatgaTATGATACCAAGAAGTTATGTCGATGATATTGGAAACATGTCAAGTAACAGTAAAAATATGGGTAGGAATAATATGAACTTGGAACCAATGACAAAATTACCAGAATGTCCACCTCTACTATCATCTTCACCATCATCAGTAGTGCCCTGCTCTTCAGATTTGGAAACCATATCGGAAGCTCCCCTCTCCGACGAAGAATATGATATAAAACCCAACATATATGGCTTAACATTTGCATCGCTATGTTCTAAAAGTAACGGGTATCCGTCACAGTCCTCTCCATCGTCCTCctcgtcttcttcttcctctatTTGCGATCGGAAAGATTGCACTGCTCATATTAAACAAGGTAATTTGCCCCAATTGACCAACTAG
- the SOD1 gene encoding superoxide dismutase SOD1 (similar to Saccharomyces cerevisiae SOD1 (YJR104C); ancestral locus Anc_7.477) → MVKAVAVLNGTAGVSGVVHFEQKSESDPTLVSWEITGNSPDAMRGFHVHEFGDVSNGCVSAGPHFNPFGQTHGAPTDKVRHVGDMGNVKTDSQGVAKGSLSDHMIKLIGPNSIIGRAVVIHAGQDDLGKGGNEESLKTGNAGGRNACGVIGVANN, encoded by the coding sequence ATGGTCAAAGCAGTCGCAGTATTAAATGGAACAGCAGGTGTCTCCGGTGTAGTCCATTTCGAACAAAAATCAGAATCTGACCCAACTTTAGTATCATGGGAAATTACAGGTAATTCCCCGGATGCCATGCGTGGGTTCCATGTCCATGAATTCGGTGATGTGTCTAATGGATGCGTCTCTGCAGGTCCACATTTTAACCCATTTGGTCAAACTCATGGGGCACCAACTGATAAAGTTAGACATGTAGGTGATATGGGTAACGTTAAGACTGATTCACAAGGTGTAGCAAAGGGTTCTTTATCTGATCACATGATTAAATTGATTGGACCAAACTCCATCATTGGTAGAGCTGTGGTCATTCATGCAGGTCAAGATGATTTAGGGAAAGGTGGTAATGAAGAATCTTTAAAAACTGGTAACGCTGGTGGTAGAAACGCTTGTGGTGTCATTGGTGTAGCCAACAACTAA
- the VPS25 gene encoding ESCRT-II subunit protein VPS25 (similar to Saccharomyces cerevisiae VPS25 (YJR102C); ancestral locus Anc_7.474) — protein sequence MNETNEPTRNEDNTSSGDQSSSLPATYSFPPLYTRQPNVMIRKQQINAWIDIILQFAQLHKYWIISQDGTPVSSNLSIFNNESIQRSVPQVFIDEIWSQMIQEKKALPVQEHHKNINQYFILWKDIQSWASIILQWFEDFNKLNQVVTIYELSQSDETMEYEFHQMPESLLKVCLKPLCKRNRATMLNDEHGTPIAIKVV from the coding sequence ATgaatgaaacaaatgaaCCAACTCGTAACGAAGATAACACCTCAAGTGGCGAtcaatcatcatcattaccaGCAACATATTCATTTCCACCACTATATACAAGACAACCAAATGTCATGATAAGGAAACAACAAATTAACGCATGGATAGATATAATCTTACAATTCGCTCAATTACATAAATACTGGATCATCTCACAGGATGGGACCCCAGtatcttctaatttgagtatattcaataatgaatcaataCAAAGATCTGTACCACAAGTATTCATAGATGAAATATGGTCTCAAATGatacaagaaaagaaagcaTTACCTGTACAAGAACATCATAAGAAtataaatcaatattttatacTATGGAAAGATATTCAATCTTGGgcttcaataatattacaatggtttgaagattttaataaattgaatcaagTAGTTACCATTTATGAATTGAGTCAAAGTGATGAAACCATGGAGTATGAGTTCCATCAAATGCCTgaatcattattgaaagTTTGTTTAAAACCTCTTtgtaaaagaaatagaGCAACTATGTTAAATGACGAACATGGTACACCGATTGCCATCAAAGTCGTTTGA
- the RSM26 gene encoding mitochondrial 37S ribosomal protein mS42 (similar to Saccharomyces cerevisiae RSM26 (YJR101W); ancestral locus Anc_7.473): MLRMSRSIITRRSIHTIPKLNNITQLQTVGIPQILSAKGFNIIWTQTQDYLCKKLTMNTMGTEMESNYPFHIVLKTSKDPMMSHVFNYASGVHNNHLFIENILPSATGKDNVPSKMFLNRVKEYFDGKTWEELKELMIQEAMTRCLGQGWLFLVERANKRLDLMVLQNNGTPYYFGKNQQLDLNSAINLDEFNQLHDMKRRLKKGKGSPVVEGQEHDNNKDWTVPIICVNLWDHAYLNDYGFLGKKDYIKNVLDNLNWAVINNRLYS; the protein is encoded by the coding sequence ATGTTGAGGATGTCTAGGTCCATAATAACGAGGAGATCGATTCATACGATTCCGAAACTTAACAATATCACGCAATTACAAACTGTAGGTATCCCTCAGATACTAAGTGCAAAGGgattcaatataatatggACTCAAACACAAGATTACTTGTGTAAAAAATTGACTATGAATACTATGGGAACGGAGATGGAATCTAATTATCCGTTTCATATTGTTTTGAAGACAAGTAAGGATCCTATGATGTCTCATGTTTTTAATTATGCATCTGGTGTACATAATaatcatttatttattgagAATATCCTCCCTTCTGCTACGGGGAAGGACAACGTACCGTCGAAGATGTTTTTAAATCGTGTCAAGGAATATTTTGACGGTAAGACCTGggaagaattgaaagagtTGATGATCCAAGAGGCAATGACGAGATGTTTGGGGCAAGGTTGGTTATTCCTTGTCGAGAGAGCGAATAAGAGGTTAGATTTGATGgttttacaaaataatggGACACCATATTATTTTGGTAAGAACCAACAATTAGATTTAAATAGTGCAATTAATTTGGATGAATTTAATCAATTGCATGACATGAAAAGAAGACTGAAGAAGGGGAAAGGTTCCCCTGTCGTTGAAGGCCAAGAacatgataataataaggatTGGACTGTGCCAATTATATGTGTTAATTTATGGGATCATGcatatttgaatgattatGGTTTTCTAGGTAAGAAGGATTACATCAAGAATGTTTTAGATAATTTAAATTGGGCAGTGATCAATAATCGATTATACTCGTGA